One Candidatus Korarchaeum sp. genomic region harbors:
- a CDS encoding CBS domain-containing protein has protein sequence MLTELSGIARERKSLGLSQRELARMAGVSQSLISKVERGQVIPNYEVAMRIIRALEIVRERKGVPKVKEVMSCPIISVSPKDNLARVISLMVEHGISQLPVISGDRVVGSLTEESIVNRVGSISTETLVEDIMGSPFPILPADASVSLAREILRSYPAVLVQENGRVVGIVTKSDILRNLERF, from the coding sequence ATGCTCACGGAACTGAGCGGCATCGCCAGGGAGAGGAAATCGCTGGGATTGAGCCAGAGGGAGCTGGCGAGGATGGCTGGGGTAAGTCAATCGTTGATATCGAAGGTGGAGAGAGGTCAAGTCATTCCGAACTACGAGGTGGCCATGAGGATAATCAGAGCTCTAGAGATCGTCAGGGAACGGAAAGGTGTTCCTAAGGTGAAGGAGGTGATGAGCTGCCCTATAATAAGCGTTTCCCCCAAGGACAACTTGGCGAGGGTGATATCCCTGATGGTGGAGCATGGTATCTCCCAGTTACCCGTGATATCGGGCGATAGGGTCGTCGGCTCCCTGACCGAGGAATCGATAGTGAACAGGGTGGGCTCCATCTCGACTGAGACGCTCGTCGAGGACATCATGGGGAGTCCCTTCCCCATACTACCGGCCGACGCATCCGTATCCTTAGCTAGGGAAATCCTACGTTCCTATCCAGCGGTCCTGGTTCAAGAGAACGGGAGGGTAGTGGGCATAGTGACGAAATCGGATATACTCAGGAACCTCGAGAGGTTCTGA
- a CDS encoding stage II sporulation protein M, giving the protein MIPRDTMIPTSGAEDPLIGLRTSRVSERAVAHLIDLLIVLAIQLPLTLLITFTSSFKGLLGPILILSTIPLVLLLYFTLLEGLTSTTVGKRLLDLRVISLNSMSGPSLAESFIRNLFRFSDMLTLYLPILILRRRRIGDALAGTIVVSRDFLRVELPEGDSQLSKELRESIVRAVLLELESLPERFEGGSVESPMRDRVAEVLRGEDESVLNRVAYFLSYPSLQLSLLGAEGIARIYERAAELCGGECGRILVKRAAIIRALFRRPRRMGDLNSIFKRAPEEFRRSARYFIISLSLFAIPALSAYYLRPGWMEELIRELLGKDLPPTEVSPLVLSCIIFLNNLRVVLATLGMAPLAFMPFLTLAVNGILVGLVASLHDPLEVALLILPHGVPELTSIFISTSISLRVLGQLLRGDARWSRAREVAMGSVNLAAFSILLLLYSATVEGFLTRWLSSYPLLDIAFSIGEAFAIYSYLLVTNLRTSRGS; this is encoded by the coding sequence ATGATACCTAGAGATACTATGATACCTACCTCGGGCGCGGAGGACCCCCTAATAGGCCTGAGGACCTCGAGGGTCTCCGAGAGAGCAGTAGCCCATTTAATCGATCTACTGATAGTGCTGGCAATTCAGCTCCCTTTGACCCTCTTGATAACTTTCACTTCATCATTTAAGGGGTTATTAGGACCTATCTTGATTCTCTCTACTATCCCACTGGTCCTCCTGCTCTACTTCACCTTACTGGAGGGCCTCACATCGACCACGGTGGGCAAGAGATTGCTCGACCTCAGGGTGATCTCCCTGAACAGCATGAGTGGCCCCTCCCTAGCCGAGTCGTTCATCAGGAACCTGTTCAGGTTCTCGGATATGCTAACTCTCTACCTACCGATCCTCATCCTGAGAAGGAGGAGGATCGGTGACGCTCTTGCAGGCACTATAGTAGTGTCTAGGGATTTCCTGAGGGTAGAGCTACCCGAAGGGGACTCCCAACTCTCTAAGGAACTGAGGGAGAGCATAGTTAGGGCTGTCCTCCTCGAGCTGGAGAGCCTCCCTGAGAGGTTCGAGGGAGGGAGTGTCGAGTCTCCCATGAGGGATCGCGTAGCAGAGGTACTGCGGGGCGAGGATGAGAGCGTATTGAATAGAGTTGCGTACTTCCTCAGCTACCCATCCCTCCAGCTAAGCTTACTGGGAGCTGAAGGCATCGCTAGGATATACGAGAGGGCGGCTGAGCTGTGCGGTGGTGAGTGTGGAAGGATATTGGTGAAGAGGGCAGCGATAATAAGGGCCCTCTTCCGGAGACCCAGGAGGATGGGGGACCTTAATTCGATATTCAAGAGGGCCCCTGAGGAGTTCAGGAGATCAGCTCGGTACTTCATCATCTCCCTGTCCCTCTTCGCTATCCCAGCCCTCTCAGCTTACTACCTGAGACCCGGGTGGATGGAAGAGCTGATAAGGGAGCTGCTGGGTAAGGACCTACCGCCGACCGAGGTCTCTCCACTCGTGCTCTCGTGCATCATATTCCTGAATAACCTGAGGGTAGTGCTAGCTACCCTAGGGATGGCTCCCCTCGCCTTCATGCCCTTCTTGACGTTAGCCGTCAACGGCATACTCGTTGGGTTGGTAGCCTCCCTTCACGATCCCTTGGAGGTGGCGCTTCTCATACTACCTCACGGAGTACCTGAGCTCACCTCGATATTCATCTCCACGTCCATCTCGCTTAGGGTCCTCGGGCAGCTGCTGAGGGGTGACGCGAGGTGGTCGCGCGCGAGGGAAGTCGCGATGGGATCAGTGAACTTAGCTGCTTTCTCGATATTGCTGCTCCTCTACTCCGCTACAGTGGAGGGCTTCCTGACGAGGTGGCTCTCGAGCTACCCACTGCTGGATATAGCGTTCTCGATCGGCGAAGCCTTCGCTATATACTCCTACCTCCTCGTTACCAACCTCAGAACCTCTCGAGGTTCCTGA
- a CDS encoding HD domain-containing protein has product MTLELEREILSYLGSEDLIRAFKYLRENPRILGLLDMSNIILVHRLKYNDHGLTHAMITTRNSLKILDILGHEVVVTEDWRDFNDSKLIVMVASFLHDIGNAAHREEHELLSVTLAKSFVDEVLQQYYGDPSKEVKVASMIFEAMICHMGRFQPTSIEAGIVATADGCDMEKERARLPFQLGRHDIHKFSALAVEEVRISRGREKPLRITVGMSDPSGTFQIEEILLRKIRGANFERFVEVYAEIRGMGEIRFI; this is encoded by the coding sequence ATGACACTTGAACTCGAGAGGGAGATATTAAGTTACCTAGGATCCGAGGATCTCATCAGGGCATTCAAGTACCTGAGGGAAAACCCAAGGATCCTCGGTTTACTGGATATGTCTAACATAATCCTAGTCCATAGGCTCAAGTACAATGATCACGGTCTGACGCACGCTATGATAACGACCAGGAACTCGCTGAAGATACTCGATATCCTAGGTCACGAGGTCGTCGTCACGGAGGACTGGCGCGACTTCAACGACTCCAAGCTGATAGTGATGGTTGCGAGCTTCCTCCACGACATAGGCAATGCTGCCCACAGGGAGGAGCACGAGTTGCTCAGCGTCACCCTAGCTAAGTCCTTCGTCGATGAGGTCCTCCAGCAGTACTACGGGGATCCCTCGAAGGAGGTGAAGGTGGCCAGCATGATATTCGAAGCAATGATCTGCCACATGGGGAGGTTCCAGCCCACTAGTATCGAAGCGGGTATAGTTGCCACGGCTGATGGTTGCGATATGGAGAAGGAGAGGGCCAGACTCCCGTTCCAGCTCGGTCGGCATGACATACACAAGTTCTCAGCCCTAGCCGTTGAGGAGGTGAGGATAAGCAGGGGGAGGGAGAAGCCGCTGAGGATCACCGTGGGCATGAGCGATCCGAGCGGAACCTTTCAGATAGAGGAGATACTCCTCAGGAAGATAAGGGGGGCTAACTTCGAGAGGTTCGTCGAGGTTTACGCGGAGATACGGGGGATGGGGGAGATAAGGTTCATATAA
- a CDS encoding DsrE/DsrF/DrsH-like family protein translates to MAKARRLLIIASKGTLDMAYPPLILAQVGAAMGLEVAVFFTFWGLNIIRKDTIDKLKISPVGNPALGMPNILGVLPGMTSLVTGMMKRRIEGIKMPTVREMIKDCKELGVKFYACSNTVELMGLRREHLIDEVDDIVGATTFLEMASEDAIVLFI, encoded by the coding sequence ATGGCTAAGGCGAGGAGACTCCTGATAATAGCCAGCAAGGGGACCCTGGATATGGCCTATCCCCCGCTGATACTGGCTCAGGTCGGGGCGGCCATGGGTTTGGAGGTAGCGGTGTTCTTCACCTTCTGGGGACTCAATATTATAAGGAAGGATACCATCGATAAGCTCAAGATATCCCCAGTTGGTAACCCGGCCCTGGGGATGCCTAACATACTCGGCGTGTTACCCGGGATGACATCGCTAGTGACGGGCATGATGAAGAGGAGGATTGAGGGTATTAAGATGCCTACGGTGAGGGAGATGATAAAGGATTGCAAGGAGCTCGGTGTCAAGTTCTACGCTTGCTCCAACACCGTCGAACTCATGGGACTCAGGAGGGAGCACTTGATAGATGAGGTCGATGACATAGTGGGAGCGACCACCTTCCTGGAGATGGCTAGTGAGGACGCTATAGTCCTCTTCATCTGA